The following proteins are co-located in the Malus sylvestris chromosome 13, drMalSylv7.2, whole genome shotgun sequence genome:
- the LOC126596593 gene encoding protein FAR1-RELATED SEQUENCE 5-like isoform X2, with product MEFALDGDVDGEVVGSSAEMELSRAGDENETGGSSVEGAFQLGLDDKINLDSPRGDIIPEAVPVVSVVPADEPYVGQEFETEAAAHAFYNAYATRVGFIIRVSKLSRSRRDGSAIGRALVCNKEGYRMPDKREKVVRQRAETRVGCRAMILVRKVSSGKWVVTKFVKEHTHPLTPGKGRRDCIYDQYPNEHDKIRELSQQLAIEKKRAATYKRHLDLIFEHIEEHNESLSKKIQHIVESVKEIEGKEQQGYR from the exons A TGGAATTTGCACTTGATGGTGATGTTGATGGCGAGGTGGTGGGAAGTTCTGCTGAGATGGAACTTAGTAGAGCAGGTGATGAAAATGAAACAGGCGGTAGTTCTGTTGAAGGGGCATTCCAACTGGGTCTGGATGATAAAATAAATCTAGATTCTCCTCGAGGGGATATAATTCCAGAAGCAGTTCCTGTAGTATCGGTAGTGCCAGCAGATGAGCCATATGTGGGTCAAGAGTTTGAAACAGAAGCAGCTGCTCATGCATTTTATAATGCATATGCCACACGTGTGGGATTCATAATTCGTGTAAGCAAACTCTCTCGATCAAGGCGTGATGGATCTGCCATTGGTCGTGCACTTGTTTGTAATAAAGAGGGTTATAGAATGCCTGACAAACGTGAAAAAGTTGTAAGGCAAAGAGCCGAGACCAGGGTTGGTTGTAGAGCAATGATTTTGGTGAGGAAAGTAAGTTCTGGGAAATGGGTTGTCACAAAATTTGTAAAGGAGCACACTCATCCTTTGACACCTGGAAAAGGTCGAAGGGATTGCATTTATGATCAATATCCG AATGAGCATGACAAGATTCGGGAATTATCTCAGCAGTTGGCCATAGAGAAAAAACGTGCTGCGACATATAAAAGACATCTCGACCTAATATTTGAGCACATTGAAGAACACAATGAGAGCCTATCAAAAAAGATCCAACACATAGTAGAGAGTGTGAAGGAGATTGAAGGCAAAGAACAGCAAGGATACAGATAA